A window from Fragaria vesca subsp. vesca linkage group LG5, FraVesHawaii_1.0, whole genome shotgun sequence encodes these proteins:
- the LOC101312737 gene encoding non-specific lipid-transfer protein-like protein At5g64080-like encodes MTRIVFLLFILATWTALANCARPHVQPLNPETDEMRSSTAPSTSPSSPDCTKAIYAMSDCIPFLSEGIQTTSPERSCCSGYETVVKSGPVCVCQSFEGTAAMGIRLNMTKAMTLSSACGIKNAPPLDNCNVPMPPGTAPAMSPKWGSPSPKSHPKFNIVPAPSVVKAPIQSPAPSPSSGAYSISAKLALTALNMLGAALLL; translated from the exons ATGACAAGAATCGTTTTCCTTTTGTTCATTTTGGCCACATGGACTGCTTTGGCAAACTGTGCACGCCCTCATGTTCAGCCTTTAAATCCAGAAACAGATGAAATGAGATCTTCAACTGCACCATCAACCTCACCATCAAGCCCAGATTGCACGAAGGCGATTTATGCAATGTCAGATTGCATCCCTTTTTTGAGTGAAGGAATTCAAACCACATCGCCGGAACGTTCATGCTGCTCTGGATATGAAACTGTTGTCAAAAGTGGTCCTGTTTGCGTATGTCAATCCTTTGAGGGTACTGCTGCCATGGGTATCCGTTTGAATATGACAAAGGCCATGACTCTTTCTTCAGCTTGTGGGATCAAGAATGCTCCTCCCCTAGATAATTGTAATG TTCCTATGCCTCCTGGTACTGCTCCTG CAATGTCTCCAAAATGGGGGAGTCCATCTCCAAAATCACATCCGAAGTTCAATATAGTTCCTGCACCCTCAGTTGTCAAAGCTCCTATACAATCTCCAGCACCATCTCCAAGCTCGGGAGCGTATTCAATATCTGCTAAACTTGCCCTTACTGCTCTTAATATGCTCGGTGCTGCATTGTTGTTATGA